Genomic window (Streptomyces yatensis):
GCGACATGTAGGCGGGGGTGCCGACCGCGACGTTGGTCATCGTCAGCCGGGTGTTCGACACACCGGAGGCGATACCGAAGTCGATCACCCGCGGGCCGTCCTCGACGACCAGCACATTGGACGGCTTCAGATCCCGGTGGACCAGGCCCGCGCCATGGATGGACTGCAGCGCCTCGGCCACCCCGGCCGCCAGCCACCGCACCGCCTGGGCCGGCATCGGCCCGCACTCGTTGATGATCTCCTCGAGGGAGGGAGCCGGCACATAGGCCGTGGCCAGCCAGGGCACCGCGGCACGCGGATCGGCGTCCACCACGGCGGCCGTATAGAAGCCGCTGACCGCGCGGGCCGCCTCCACCTCACGGGTGAACCGGACACGGAACAGCTGGTCCTCAGCGAGCTCGGTCCGGACCGTCTTGATCGCGACCCGTCGACCCGATGCCGAGCGGGCCAGATAGACCAGCCCCATGCCGCCCGCGCCGAGACGGCCGAGCACCTCGAAAGGGCCGATCCGCCTCGGATCGTGCTGCGTCAGCTGCTCCACCACTTGCCTGCCACCTCCCCGTGGGGGCTTGAAAAAATACAGCCCCGTGCAGCGTCTCACCGACAAACCAACCGGCGGCACGCATCCTGCATTCTCTCTGGCGAAGGCGGCGGTTGCGAACCCGGGGGCGAATCGTCGTGTCATCGGGCGATACGGAGCCGGGGACCGTCCGGTTCGACCGAGGATCATCTAAGTGCCCTCAGGCCCGTATCGCCCAGTTCTCCGGCCGGGGTTCAGCCTGCCGTCGAGGTGTCGATGACGGCGAAGGCCGCGCCCTGATTGTCCGCAAGAACCGCGAAACGCCCGTACGGCGTATCTTCGGCGGTCTTGAGAACCCGCCCGCCCAGCCGGTGGGCCGTGCGCAGCGTCCGATCGCAGTCCGCCACCACAAAGTACGTCAGGAAGTGGGCGGGCAGAACGGCCGGGTACTCCTCGCCGATCACGACGCGTCCGCCGATCGCGTGACGGGGGTCCGGGGGCTCCCCGCGCGGCGTCCACAGGACCAGGTCGGCCGACGCGCCCTCGGCGGGGGGCTCCATCCCGTAGCCGAAGACCGCCCGGTAGAAGGCGTCCACGGCGCGCGGCTGACGGGTGTGGACCTCGGTCCAGCCGTACGAACCCGGCGCGCCGCGCCGCCCGAAGCCGGTGTGGCTGCCCGCCTGCCAGACCCCGAAGACGGCGCCGCCCGGGTCGGCGGCCGTCGCCATGACGCAGAACCGGTCGATCCACACCGGCGGGGTGATCACCCGGCCACCGGCCTCGCGGATCCGGGCGGCGGTCGCCGCGGCGTCCTGGGCGGCGAAGTAGATGTTCCAGACGGTGGGCATCCGGCCGTCCGGCTTGGGGACCAGCCCCGCGACCTCCTTACCGCCGAGGAGGGCACGGGTGTACGAGCCGTAGTCCGTGGCGATCTCCTCAAAGGCCCAGCCGAACAGCTCACCGTAGAAGCGCCGGCCCGCCGCGAGGTCGGACAGCAGCACATCCGCCCAGCAGGGCACGCCTTCCGCGAATGCCGCCATGGCCCGGGTCCTCTCGCGTCCCTCGGTCCTCGGAGCTAGGTCACAGCCCGTTTGGAGATGCTTGGCGCGTGTTTGGAGCCGCTTGGCTCGTTTACCTCACTTGCCACGCTAACGGGGGATCGCCCGGTCTGCTCGCCCCGGAACTCGAAATATTTGGCCAATCCTTTTCGCGTCAGGACGGATCCGACCGCGTCATCCACCGTTGTTATCCACAGCCTGTTGATAACACAATTCACACGTGTGGGTGAGCAGTGATTGAGGGCTTGACGACGGCGGACAGGGGCCGGAATCAGCCATTCCAGCCTGCTCAGCGAGGCTCACAAACCCTCTCATCCCGCCCTAACCCCATTTGCACGCAGCCGAATCGCGCTCCGATCACCCCTCGGTAAGCTGACGGCATGACAGGACAAGTACGCACAGTCGACGGGCGGGTGGCCGGTCGTCGCGGGCAGGCGACGCGGCAGAAGCTGCTCGACTGCCTCGGCGAGATGCTCAGCACATCCCCGTATCGAGACGTCAAGGTCATCGATGTCGCACGTAAGGCGGGGACCTCGCCTGCGACGTTCTACCAGTACTTCCCCGATGTGGAGGGCGCCGTCCTCGAGCTCGCCGAGGAAATGGCGAAGGAGGGTGCGAACCTGACCGATCTGGTCGCCGACCGCTCATGGGCGGGCAAGTCCGGCGCGGCGGCGGCGGAGGACCTGGTCGAGGGGTTCCTCTCCTTCTGGCGCAAACACGACGCCATCCTGCGGGTGGTCGACCTGGGCGCCGCCGAGGGCGACAAGCGGTTCTACAAGATCCGCATGAAGATCCTCAATTCCGTCACCAACTCCCTTACGGACGCCGTCAAGGAGCAGCAGGCCAAGGGCCGCATCGACGAGGACCTCAACCCCGGGGCCATCGCGGGCTCGCTGGTCGCGATGCTGGCCGCGGTCGCGGCGCATCAGAAGGGCTTCCAGAGCTGGGGCGTCAAGCAGGCCGATCTCAAGCCGAGCCTGACCTGGCTCGTCCACCTCGGCGTCACCGGGCGCAAACCGCCGAAGTAACGAATCCGCACCCCTCTCCCGCCCCTTCCCTCGGCCCCTCCCTGCCGGCCTCTCGATGCCGGCCGCCCGGCCGAGCCCGCACGTCCTGTCACGCCGCGGCGGATCACTCCCGAGTGATCCGCCGCGGCCTTTTTGTGCCCGTGGGGCGCTGAGCGGCCTCGATGACGTCCGGTGCGGTTCGGGTGCGCAGCGAAAGGGGCTCGGGGCTGTGTCGATGTGCGGCTCCGCCGCGCGGGCGCGACCAGCCAGCCACAGCCGCGGATGAACGACCGCACCTCGCGGCACCTTCCCGCGCAGCGCTTAGCGGTCGTGGGGCCGCCGGGGAGGGATGGGCCCGGCTGACGGGCCACGGACCGGCTCGCGGTGCTCCCACACGGGCCCCGCGAACCGGCTCAGCGCTCCCCACAGGCCCGCGGACCGGCGCGCCCCCACAGGCCCGGCGGGCCGCTCAGCGTTCCTCGGCGCGGTGGAGGCGGAAGAGGCGGATCTCGCGCTCCACCCGCGACTGATAGCTCGCGTACGGCGGCCAGAAGGCGAGGGCCGCCGCCCAGGCCACCTCGCGCTCGGCGCCCTCCAGCAGCCGTGCCCGGACGGCGATGTCCCGGCCCCGCCAGCTGATCTCCGCCTGCGGGTGCTTCAGGAGGTTCGCCGTCCACGCCGGATGGCCCGGGCGGCCGAAGTTGCTGCCGATCAGGAGCCAGGTGCCGCCGTCCTCCGGCATACAGGCCAGCGGCGTACGACGGGGAAGCCCCGACCTCGCGCCGCGCGCGGTAAGGATCACGCCGGGCAGCATCCGTGCGCTCGGCAGCACCTTGCCGCGGGTCAGCCGGTGGACGGTGCGGTCGAAGGCGGGGATGACATGGGGCGCGACCTTGGCGAAGGCGCGGGTCGAGGACACCTTCCGGACCAGCTTCACGCCGTAACCGGCCATCAGACCGTCACCGCCTTCCGCGGCCCGTCCCGGCCGTCGTTCCTATCGCGCCTGTCAGGCCCATCGTGCCGACCGCGCCCGCCGTACCCACCGTTCCCCCCGCGCCCGTCATGGCCGCCGTAAGGAGCGCGGTCGGCCGCGCCGAAGAGTCCCTCCCGTTCCGCGGCCCGGGCCCGCAGCCGGTGGACGGGGCCGAAGAGCAGCTCGTCGGAGGCGGCCCGCTTGAAGTAGAGATGCGCCTCATGCTCCCAGGTGAAGCCGATGCCGCCGTGCAGCTGCACCGCCTCGGCCGCCGCCGTGCGCTGCGCCTCCAGCGCCTGCGCGAGCGCGAGCCCGCCCGCCACCGCGGCGTCCGTGCCTTGCGCACCACCCGGGGCCGCGACCGCGCCCTCCGCGCCGCCCTGGGACGCGACCGCGCCCTCCGCGCCGCCCTGGGCGGCGGCCCAAGCCGCGTAGTAGGCCGCCGAACGGGCCGCCTGGACCGCGACGTACACATCCGCCAGCCGGTGCTTGACCGCCTGGAACGAGCCGATCGGGCGGCCGAACTGCTCACGCGCCCGCACATAGTCGACCGTCCGCGCGAGGGCCGCGTCCGCCGCCCCCACGGCCTCGGCGGCGAGCACGGCCGCGGCCCCCGTACCCACGGCCGCCAGCGCCTCCGCCACCCCGTCCCCGCTCCCGCCGTCGTCCACCCCCAGCAGCTCGGCGGGTACGTTCCGCAGCTCGATGCGGGCCTGCGGGCGCGTCGCGTCGAGCGCGGTCAGCCGGGTACGGACCAGCCCGTCCGCCCCCGCCGGGACGAGGAACAGCAGTGTCCGCCCGCGCGTATAGCCCCCGGCGCGGGCGGCGACCAGCAGCAGTTCGGCGCTGTGCCCGCCGGGCACCTGCTCCACCTGCCCGTACAGCCGCCACCCCACACCGCCGTCGCTGTCCGGACGCGCCTGGACACCCCCCGCGCGCCCCCCACCGGCCCATGCGCCGTCCCGCGCTCCCACGAGCCCGAGCGCTTCCGGCAGCGCGCGCCCCGGCACCGCGAGCGCCGCCGTAAGGGCGCCTTCCGCGATACGCGGCAGCAGCTCGGCGCGCTGCGCCTCCGTCCCCACCGCGGCGACCAGGGGCGCGGCGAACACGGCGGTGGCCAGGAGCGGCGAGGGCAGCAGCACGCGCCCCGTCTCCTCACAGGCCAGCGCCAGCTCGGTGACCCCACAGCCGACGCCCCCGTAGGCCGACGGAAGGGCCAGGCCCGGCAGCCCGAGCGTCCGGGCGAGCTGCCGCCACAGGGCCTCGTCGTAGCCGGGCGCGGTCTGGACCGCCGCCTTGACCTCGTCCGGCCCGCACCGCTCCCGCAGGAGTGTGCGCAGCGTACGGCGGATCTCGTCCTGTTCCTCGGTGAACGCGGCGTCCATCGGCGAGCACCTTCCGTTTTCTGACGGCCCGTCATACTAGGGATGGGCTCCGGACTTTCCCACCCCTCCGCCGGGCTCCACGGTTAAACTGCCGACTCCTCACCACGTTCCTCCCCACCGGCTCCGCCGGAGCACAGACCGGCGGTGGCCCTGTCCTCCGGGGCCCAGCGGAGGAGCGAGGAGGGGTGATGGACGATCGGAGCACGCGGGAGACGAGCGACGACCGATGGACCGGCGCTGACAAATGGCAGGTCATCATCGGAGTGCTGAGCCTTCTGGTGGCGATCGCCGCTTGTGTGGGGCAGTTCCTGCAGTAGCCGGGCGCCTCACGCGTGGTCCGGACGGGGCTGGTGTTCGAGGCGCGAGCACGGCCATACGGGAGAGCGTCCGGGCCACCCCCTCCCCCCGCCACACCGGCGCGCGGCGCCCTCGCCCGCCCCCCTTTCCACACCCTCTTCCGCTCCCTCTTCCGCTCCCACCAATCTGATGTACCGTCAGATTCATGTCGCCAGCAGCACAGCGCGCCCGTAAGGTCGCCGTCGTCGGCGTCTCCCTCTCCGACTGCGGCCGCGTCGATGCGGCCACCCCCTACGCCCTCCACGCCCAGGCCGCCCGCCGCGCCCTCGCCGACTCCGGTCTGGACCGGTCGGTCGTCGACGGCTTCGCCTCGGCGGGGCTCGGCACCCTCGCGCCGGTCGAGGTGGCCGAGTATCTGGGGCTGCGGCCTACCTGGACCGACTCGACGGCCGTCGGCGGCTCCACCTGGGAGGTCATGGCGGCGCACGCGGCGGACGCGATCGCCGCCGGGCACGCCCGCGCCGTCCTGCTCGTCTACGGCTCCACCGCCCGCGCCGACATCCGCGCGGGCCGCCGCACCGCGAACCTCTCCTTCGGGGCGCGTGGACCGCTGCAGTTCGAGGTCCCGTACGGGCATACGCTGGTCGCCAAGTACGCGATGGCCGCGCGCCGCCATATGCATGAGTACGGCACCACGCTCGAACAGCTGGCGGACATCGCCGTTCAGGCGCGCATCAACGCCGGACACAATCCGGACGCGATGTTTCGCGAACCGATCACGGTCGATGACGTCCTGAGCGGCCCGATGATCGCCGACCCCTTCACCAAACTGCACTGCTGCATCCGCTCGGACGGCGGCTGCGCGGTGCTGCTCGCGGCCGAGGAGTGCGTACCGGACACGGTGAAACCCCCGGTGTGGGTGCTGGGTTCGGGCACGGCCGTCTCGCACACCACCATGTCCGAATGGGAGGACTTCACGGTCTCCCCGGCCGCCTCCTCGGGCCGGGCGGCCTTCACACGGGCGGGCGTCCGGCCGTCGGACATCGATGTGGCCGAGCTCTATGACGCCTTCACCTATATGACCCTGGTGACCCTCGAGGACCTGGGCTTCTGCGCCAAGGGCGAGGGCGGGGCGTTCGCGGCGAAGGGCCGGCTGACGCGGGACGGCGAGCTGCCGACCAACACCGACGGCGGCGGCCTCTCCGCCTGCCACCCGGGGATGCGCGGGCTGTTCCTGCTGGTCGAGGCGGTACGGCAGCTGCGCGGCGAGGCCGGAGAGCGACAGGTCCACAAGGCGGGCGGACGGCTGCCGGAACTGGCCGTGGCGTCGGGGACGGGGGGCTGGTTCTGCTCGGCGGGCACGGTCGTCCTGGGCCGAGGCTGACCGGGCCGCGCGGGGCGTCCGCGGCGGCCGGGCCCACGCGGGGGCATCCGCGGCCGAGCGGGCCCGCGCGGGGGCGTCCGCGACTGAGCGGGCCCGCGCGGGAGCGCCCACAGTTGGCCGGACCCACGCGGGGCCGTCTGCGGCTGAGCGGGCCCGGCGGGGGCGTCCGCACCTGACCGGACCCACGCGGGAGCACCCGCGGCTGACCGGACCCACGCGGGGCCGTCTGGGCTGAGCGGGCCGCACGGGCGGGCGTCCGCGGCGGCCGGGCCCACGCTAGGGCGTCCGCGGTTGAGCGGGCTCGCGCGGGAGCGTGGCGCCCGCCCGGCGGCCGGGCCCGCGCCGGTCCCGGTTCGGCCCGCCCCGGCCGTACGTGCGTACGCCCCCGCTTGCCCCGGCCCGTCGCGGGTGATCGGATGGGGAGCCGATGAGCGAGAACCAGGATGAGGCTGAGGCCGAGGCATTCCGCGCGGTGCTGCGCGGCCTGCGTGTACCCCATGCGGGCGAGCTGCCGGTCTTCGACCCGGACACGGCCCCGGACGCACCGCTTCCGCTCTTCCGGCGGTGGCTGCGGGAGGCCGCCGAGGCGGGGGAACCCGGCCCGCACACCATGACCCTGGCCACCGCGGACGCCGACCGCCGCCCGTCCCAGCGCACGGTGATGCTGCACGACGCCGATGAGCGCGGCTGGCACTTCGGCACCCATCGCACCAGCCGTAAGGGCCGGGAGCTGGCCGAGAACCCGTACGCCTCGCTCGCGTTCCACTGGATGGGGGCGGGCCGTCAGGTGCGCGTCAGCGGGCGGGTCGGCGAGGCCGGGCCGGAGGAGAGCGCGGCCGATCTGCGCGGCCGGTCCCCCGTGGCGCTCGCGGCGGCCCTGGCCGGGAGCGGCCGGCAGAGCGAGGTGCTCGGTTCGTACGAGGAACTGCTACGGGCCTTCGAGACGGCGTACGAGCGGGCCGAACGCGAACCGGACGCGACCGCCCCCACCTGGACCCTGTACGTCCTGGAGGCGGACGAGGTCGAGTTCTACCAGGAGGAGGCGCGGCGGCGGCACGTACGGCTCCGCTACCGCCGCGAGCCTGGCGAACCAGGCGGCTG
Coding sequences:
- a CDS encoding VOC family protein, which codes for MAAFAEGVPCWADVLLSDLAAGRRFYGELFGWAFEEIATDYGSYTRALLGGKEVAGLVPKPDGRMPTVWNIYFAAQDAAATAARIREAGGRVITPPVWIDRFCVMATAADPGGAVFGVWQAGSHTGFGRRGAPGSYGWTEVHTRQPRAVDAFYRAVFGYGMEPPAEGASADLVLWTPRGEPPDPRHAIGGRVVIGEEYPAVLPAHFLTYFVVADCDRTLRTAHRLGGRVLKTAEDTPYGRFAVLADNQGAAFAVIDTSTAG
- a CDS encoding TetR family transcriptional regulator encodes the protein MTGQVRTVDGRVAGRRGQATRQKLLDCLGEMLSTSPYRDVKVIDVARKAGTSPATFYQYFPDVEGAVLELAEEMAKEGANLTDLVADRSWAGKSGAAAAEDLVEGFLSFWRKHDAILRVVDLGAAEGDKRFYKIRMKILNSVTNSLTDAVKEQQAKGRIDEDLNPGAIAGSLVAMLAAVAAHQKGFQSWGVKQADLKPSLTWLVHLGVTGRKPPK
- a CDS encoding nitroreductase family deazaflavin-dependent oxidoreductase, which translates into the protein MAGYGVKLVRKVSSTRAFAKVAPHVIPAFDRTVHRLTRGKVLPSARMLPGVILTARGARSGLPRRTPLACMPEDGGTWLLIGSNFGRPGHPAWTANLLKHPQAEISWRGRDIAVRARLLEGAEREVAWAAALAFWPPYASYQSRVEREIRLFRLHRAEER
- a CDS encoding acyl-CoA dehydrogenase family protein, encoding MDAAFTEEQDEIRRTLRTLLRERCGPDEVKAAVQTAPGYDEALWRQLARTLGLPGLALPSAYGGVGCGVTELALACEETGRVLLPSPLLATAVFAAPLVAAVGTEAQRAELLPRIAEGALTAALAVPGRALPEALGLVGARDGAWAGGGRAGGVQARPDSDGGVGWRLYGQVEQVPGGHSAELLLVAARAGGYTRGRTLLFLVPAGADGLVRTRLTALDATRPQARIELRNVPAELLGVDDGGSGDGVAEALAAVGTGAAAVLAAEAVGAADAALARTVDYVRAREQFGRPIGSFQAVKHRLADVYVAVQAARSAAYYAAWAAAQGGAEGAVASQGGAEGAVAAPGGAQGTDAAVAGGLALAQALEAQRTAAAEAVQLHGGIGFTWEHEAHLYFKRAASDELLFGPVHRLRARAAEREGLFGAADRAPYGGHDGRGGNGGYGGRGRHDGPDRRDRNDGRDGPRKAVTV
- a CDS encoding thiolase C-terminal domain-containing protein translates to MSPAAQRARKVAVVGVSLSDCGRVDAATPYALHAQAARRALADSGLDRSVVDGFASAGLGTLAPVEVAEYLGLRPTWTDSTAVGGSTWEVMAAHAADAIAAGHARAVLLVYGSTARADIRAGRRTANLSFGARGPLQFEVPYGHTLVAKYAMAARRHMHEYGTTLEQLADIAVQARINAGHNPDAMFREPITVDDVLSGPMIADPFTKLHCCIRSDGGCAVLLAAEECVPDTVKPPVWVLGSGTAVSHTTMSEWEDFTVSPAASSGRAAFTRAGVRPSDIDVAELYDAFTYMTLVTLEDLGFCAKGEGGAFAAKGRLTRDGELPTNTDGGGLSACHPGMRGLFLLVEAVRQLRGEAGERQVHKAGGRLPELAVASGTGGWFCSAGTVVLGRG
- a CDS encoding pyridoxine/pyridoxamine 5'-phosphate oxidase, with protein sequence MSENQDEAEAEAFRAVLRGLRVPHAGELPVFDPDTAPDAPLPLFRRWLREAAEAGEPGPHTMTLATADADRRPSQRTVMLHDADERGWHFGTHRTSRKGRELAENPYASLAFHWMGAGRQVRVSGRVGEAGPEESAADLRGRSPVALAAALAGSGRQSEVLGSYEELLRAFETAYERAEREPDATAPTWTLYVLEADEVEFYQEEARRRHVRLRYRREPGEPGGWRRELLWP